The Elusimicrobiota bacterium genome includes the window GGAAGGAGCGGAAATAGTTTTATGCCCAAGGAATGTAATGCTACCCGTAATAAGTCAAAGTGTAATTGTTCATACGAACCGTGCAGCAGAAAAGGTGTATGCTGCGAGTGTATTCAGTATCATCTTGCGATGGAGGAACTCCCGGCGTGTTGTTTTCCGGATGACGTTGAACGCACATATGACCGTTCTTTCTCAAGGTTTGTGAAGCTGCATAAATGACGTGTTTTAGAGTTGTTAAGTATTTAGGAAGATTGTTAGATGAATAACGGGTTTAAAAGTAATGTCAGAATATTTGTGCACTGGTTGATAGTAACAGCGTGGTGCGGGGTAATATTTTATCTTTCCAGTCGTAGCAGTATTGTTCCACAGTGGCATTTCTGGGACCAGGTATTGTCAATAATCGGGCATTTTGGTGAGTACAGCATCCTTGCATTTTTGTTTTACCGCGCTGTAAATTTGTCGTTACCCGCCCTGAAAAACGTGTGGCCGTATTTTGTGTATACATTAATATTTTGCGCAATCTACGCTGCGACGGATGAGTGGCACCAAAGTTTTGTGCCAACCCGTATAGCATCGGTGTTTGATTGGATGACGGATATAGTCGGTACCGTATGCGGTACAGCAGTGGCTGTGTTAATATATAAGTTATATATTAGGGAGTAATTGATGAAACGGTGGCAATGGTACGCTCTGGGCGG containing:
- a CDS encoding VanZ family protein; this translates as MNNGFKSNVRIFVHWLIVTAWCGVIFYLSSRSSIVPQWHFWDQVLSIIGHFGEYSILAFLFYRAVNLSLPALKNVWPYFVYTLIFCAIYAATDEWHQSFVPTRIASVFDWMTDIVGTVCGTAVAVLIYKLYIRE
- a CDS encoding DUF6485 family protein — encoded protein: MPKECNATRNKSKCNCSYEPCSRKGVCCECIQYHLAMEELPACCFPDDVERTYDRSFSRFVKLHK